ATTTTTGTAATTTTTGGACGCTATGAACCGATCAACGTCACTCCACAGCCTGGCCATCATTACGGTTTGCGCCGTACTGCTGTCGGGTTGCTCCGTTTTTAAAAAGGCGCCTGCCAAAACAGACGGGCCGCCACCATCCCTTTCCAAACCTGTAGAAGAAAAAAACCGGAAGCGCCTAAAAAAGAAACCTCCAAAGCTGCGCCATTCAATGTGCCCGCTTTTGGTAAAGAAGTAAAGAAAGCTTCGTACAACGTAGCGGTGTTTGCACCACTTTACCTCGATTCTGTTTTTGCTAACGCTACCGACCTGCCCGGCCGCACCATGCCGCGCTACGTATTACCCGGACTCGAATTTTATGAAGGCGTACAACTGGCGCTCGACTCCCTGGAAAAACAGGGAATGGCGCTGAACGTGTTCGTATATGATAATAAAGCCCGCCAGAACGATGTTTCCGCCCTCATCCGCAACAAACAGCTGGATGCCGTGGACCTGATCATCGGCGCGGTAAGTACGCCGGAACTGAAGACCCTGAGTGACTTTGCGAAAGAGAAACAGGTAAACCTCATTTCCGCCACTTACCCGAACGACGGCGGCATCACTGACAATCCATTCCTGCTGATCACGAACAGTACGTTAAAGTCACATGTGGAAGCGATCCAGGAATATGTGCAGAAAGGTTTTGCCAATCGTAACGTGTTGATCGTGCGCCGCAATAACAGCTTCGAAGCGAAACTGGCGGAAGACATCAAAGCGTCCAACGAAAAAATGGCGTACGACAAAAAATCACGCGTGCGTGAAGTGATCTGGAGCGATGCAACCAGCGAATCTGAATTGTCTAAATACTTACTGACAGACAGACCCAACCTTTGCATCGTAACCGCGCTGGACGAAGCCGGTGCCCGTTCTATCGTACGCAAAATGGCTACGCTGGCCACCACCTACCCCATCCAGGTGTTTGGTATGCCTACCTGGGACGTGATGAAGTTTAAAGAGCCGGAATATGCAGGCGTAACCCTGTACTACTCCACTCCTTACTTCAACGATAAGACTGACAGTTACAGCAAATACATCAACGACTACTTCCGTAGAACGTACAAAAGCCGCCCGTCGGACATGGCGTTTAAGGGCTTTGAGTATACCTGGTACTTCCTGAAGCTGCTGCAGCAGGACGGCATGTACTTCAACAAATCGCTGAACCGCGAGCCGCTGAAGCTGTACACCAACTTCAATTTTCAGCCGATCTACCTGAAACAAGGTGCAGAAACGCCTGATTACTTTGAGAACAAGAACATCTACATTATCCAGAAAGGCGACAGCGCGGACTATAAAATGAACGCTTTACAATAAGTCACCTTACCAACATATTCAAGGGCTGCCGGTACACGGCGGCCCTTTTTGCGTAACTTACATCCTGCCAAACCGATTTATACCCAAAAAACACCGGTTGGTGTATCGTTTTTCGAGCCCCTGAAATCTCCTGTAATTTTGTATTCGTTAAAACAACCCACTATGCGACCACTTTTATACCTGACTTTGTTTATCACCCTCCTTACCCCGCTGGCAGCCGCCGCACAAAATGGTGGCCTCCAAGGCAAAGTAACTGACACGAACACGCCACTCAAACAAGCAAGTGTAACGCTTTTCAAAAATGGCAAACAGGTAAGTAATCAACTTACCAGCGACCAGGGCGCCTTCGCATTTAAATCCCTGGACACCGGCCGCTACAGCCTCGGCATTTCCTTTTTAGGCTATCGCGATACGCTGGCTGGTCCGTTTACGGTGGCCGATAAAATGCTGGATGTTGCCCCCATCAGCATGATTTCCAGCGCTAAGGACCTGAAAGGCGTAACCGTGGCCACTATACAACCTGCTATTACCATGAGCGGCGATAAGATGATAGTGAACGTTGCGCAGAGTGCCGCTGCGGCGGGCAGCAATGCTTTCGAGGTCGTGTCCAAATCACCCGGCGTAATGGCCGACCAGGACGGCAACCTGAAACTGAACGGCAAGTCGGTGAACGTTTACATCGACGGCCGTCCGTCCAATCTTTCCGGCGAAGACCTGAAGAACCAGTTAAGCGGGCTGCCTGCATCCAGCGTTGACAAGATCGAACTGATGAGCAACCCATCCACCCGCTACGATGCGCAGGGCGCGGCGATCATCAATATCAAGATGAACAAACCCAAAGACATGGGCGTTAACGGCACTACGACACTGGGCGTTACCCAGGGTCGTTATACCCGCGGCAATGCTGGCTTCACGCTCAACTACCGCAAAAAGAAAGTGAATTTGTATGGTGGATACGATCACCTGTACACCCGGCAGTTTGTCGAAACAAAGTCGAACCGTTATTTCGAAGACGACTACCTGATCCGTGACGGGGACTTTGCCAGGGAACGTAAGAACACCGGCAATGCCCGTATCGGTATGGACTACGACATCAACAAAACTACTTCGCTCGGCGTACTCGTTAAAGGTACTTTAAGTGATCGCTACCGCACCTCCGACAACCGTACGAAGCTCGGCTTTCCCGGCCAGCCCATCGATTCGGGTACCCAGCAGCGCGCCACGGGCGACCAGGACATCCTGAACCCGTCTGTGAACGTATTCTTCAAAACTGGTAGCGAGAAAAAGAAGAACGA
This genomic interval from Chitinophaga horti contains the following:
- a CDS encoding ABC transporter substrate-binding protein produces the protein MPAFGKEVKKASYNVAVFAPLYLDSVFANATDLPGRTMPRYVLPGLEFYEGVQLALDSLEKQGMALNVFVYDNKARQNDVSALIRNKQLDAVDLIIGAVSTPELKTLSDFAKEKQVNLISATYPNDGGITDNPFLLITNSTLKSHVEAIQEYVQKGFANRNVLIVRRNNSFEAKLAEDIKASNEKMAYDKKSRVREVIWSDATSESELSKYLLTDRPNLCIVTALDEAGARSIVRKMATLATTYPIQVFGMPTWDVMKFKEPEYAGVTLYYSTPYFNDKTDSYSKYINDYFRRTYKSRPSDMAFKGFEYTWYFLKLLQQDGMYFNKSLNREPLKLYTNFNFQPIYLKQGAETPDYFENKNIYIIQKGDSADYKMNALQ